The following coding sequences are from one Candidatus Auribacterota bacterium window:
- the rpsU gene encoding 30S ribosomal protein S21 — MPKVILRPNEPVERALRRLKKKIDKEGIMKQVRRHRHYEKPSQKRRRKAQEARRR; from the coding sequence TTGCCAAAGGTAATTCTGAGGCCGAACGAGCCGGTGGAGAGGGCCCTGAGGCGATTGAAGAAGAAAATCGACAAAGAGGGCATCATGAAGCAGGTGAGGAGACACCGACACTACGAGAAGCCCAGTCAAAAGCGCCGCAGGAAGGCACAAGAAGCCAGGAGGAGATAG
- a CDS encoding TIM barrel protein, with the protein MFIAPQESMLAFSTSWNAGGRLTPRALLLTLRGLGVRAIELSYRHTEKEVDAISTCCRSLEMGIVSVHNFCPLPAVPDRGRSLSEILLLSSLEEAERQAAVEETRRSIDTAAACGARALIVHLGRAEIPPFTRDLIELYRCGQERSKRYREMHDRMVEERARSARRYFDRALLSLDALCPDASRAGVLLAVENRFHHREIPSLDECGEIMERFRDGPIAYWHDIGHAQVMENLGFWRQEDYLDAAAGKLCGFHVHDVLRCQDHLPPSYGTVNFSRFRKYWNPLAPVVIELSPANDTAAVVRGIEYARREMAGACTGAG; encoded by the coding sequence TTGTTCATCGCTCCCCAGGAGAGCATGCTGGCTTTTTCTACCTCGTGGAATGCTGGTGGCAGGCTCACCCCGAGGGCGTTGCTCTTGACCCTGCGCGGGCTCGGTGTCAGGGCGATCGAGCTGAGCTACCGGCACACGGAGAAGGAAGTTGACGCGATCTCCACCTGCTGCCGCTCGCTGGAGATGGGGATTGTGAGTGTGCATAACTTCTGCCCCCTCCCCGCCGTGCCGGATCGCGGACGCTCTCTCTCTGAGATACTCCTCCTGTCCTCTCTGGAAGAGGCCGAGCGCCAGGCTGCGGTCGAAGAGACAAGGCGCTCTATCGACACTGCCGCTGCGTGTGGCGCCCGGGCGCTCATCGTGCATCTCGGGCGCGCGGAAATACCACCATTCACGAGGGACCTGATAGAACTCTACCGGTGCGGCCAGGAACGCTCGAAGCGCTACCGGGAAATGCACGACCGCATGGTGGAAGAACGGGCGCGGAGCGCGCGGCGGTATTTCGACAGGGCACTCCTGAGCCTGGACGCGCTCTGCCCGGATGCGTCGCGTGCGGGTGTGTTGCTCGCGGTTGAGAACCGCTTCCACCACAGAGAAATCCCCTCCCTGGATGAGTGCGGGGAAATTATGGAGCGGTTCAGGGATGGCCCGATTGCGTATTGGCATGACATCGGGCACGCCCAGGTCATGGAAAATCTTGGTTTCTGGCGGCAGGAGGATTATCTGGACGCGGCAGCGGGGAAGTTGTGCGGGTTCCATGTCCATGACGTGCTGCGCTGCCAGGACCACCTGCCTCCATCATACGGCACGGTGAATTTCAGCCGTTTCAGAAAGTACTGGAATCCCCTCGCGCCGGTGGTCATCGAGCTCTCTCCCGCCAATGATACCGCTGCGGTTGTGCGGGGGATTGAGTACGCCAGGCGCGAAATGGCCGGGGCATGTACGGGTGCGGGCTGA
- a CDS encoding RidA family protein, protein MTKTIISTEKAPGPVGPYSQAVRAGNMLFISGQIAIEPQSGTLVSGDVAQQTKRVMENLGAILHSQGLSFANLAKTTIYLKNLGDFESVNRIYSEYFDSGPPARACVEVSRLPKDAAVEIEAIAVYG, encoded by the coding sequence ATGACTAAAACCATCATCAGCACGGAAAAAGCCCCGGGGCCTGTGGGACCGTACTCACAGGCGGTGCGGGCGGGAAACATGCTTTTTATTTCAGGGCAGATCGCCATTGAGCCGCAGAGCGGGACGCTCGTGAGCGGCGATGTAGCGCAGCAGACGAAAAGGGTAATGGAAAACCTCGGCGCGATACTCCATTCCCAGGGACTCTCGTTCGCCAACCTGGCGAAGACCACGATCTACCTCAAAAACCTCGGAGACTTTGAATCGGTTAACAGGATATACAGCGAATATTTTGATTCCGGGCCGCCTGCCCGTGCCTGCGTTGAGGTTTCGCGCCTTCCTAAAGATGCGGCGGTCGAGATAGAGGCGATCGCGGTGTATGGCTAA
- a CDS encoding glucose-6-phosphate isomerase, which yields MRVDCQRGERVEGARGGARNHAHREEDRAKEVTNMGANGVVIDYTHMMADAIGTENGICAEDLKSSMDRACAAASSVRAAAGEGRMGFCKLPFDPSLVREVGGVADRLAAAVDNFVVLGIGGSALGNSALHAALNHPYYNLLPRERRGDRPRIFVLDNVDPEFVAGAMDLLDLERTAINVITKSGSTAETMAQCLLFLDAMEKRLGKEKMRERVIATTDPHRGALRSLALREGYRLLTVPQDVGGRFSVLSAVGLLSAAVSGIDIGELLEGARLMHEISLKPEISSNPALALALLYYLAYTRKGKAIAVMMPYCNGLLGIADWFRQLWAESLGKRVDRAGRVVHVGQTPIKALGATDQHSQIQLYMEGPCDKIVTFVGVREYRREVPIPRPAVRDDALDYLSGRTMNSLIRAEQRATALALARAGRPNISIELSRVTPRTVGMLLYMFEMQTALAAELLGIDAFDQPGVEQGKKLTYAMMGRSGYDEMREEIERMEGDRSSRYVIEL from the coding sequence TTGAGGGTTGACTGTCAGCGGGGGGAACGCGTCGAGGGAGCGCGGGGCGGTGCGCGGAACCACGCTCACCGTGAAGAGGATCGAGCGAAAGAGGTGACGAACATGGGCGCGAACGGTGTGGTGATTGATTATACGCATATGATGGCAGACGCCATCGGCACCGAGAACGGCATCTGCGCCGAGGATCTGAAGAGTTCAATGGACAGGGCGTGCGCCGCCGCGAGTTCAGTGCGCGCGGCTGCCGGGGAAGGGCGCATGGGCTTCTGCAAGCTCCCCTTCGACCCGTCACTCGTCAGAGAAGTCGGGGGCGTTGCAGACCGGCTCGCCGCGGCGGTTGATAATTTTGTCGTCCTGGGGATAGGCGGGTCGGCGCTCGGCAACAGCGCGCTTCACGCGGCGCTCAACCATCCGTACTACAATCTCCTTCCCAGGGAGCGGCGCGGCGACAGGCCCCGTATCTTCGTGCTCGACAACGTTGACCCGGAGTTCGTCGCCGGCGCCATGGATCTGCTCGACCTGGAGCGGACCGCGATCAACGTGATCACGAAATCGGGGAGCACGGCGGAGACCATGGCGCAGTGTCTCCTCTTCCTCGACGCGATGGAGAAAAGGCTTGGGAAGGAAAAAATGCGGGAGCGGGTGATCGCCACGACCGATCCGCATCGGGGGGCGCTGCGGTCGCTCGCCCTCCGCGAGGGATACCGCCTGCTCACGGTCCCGCAGGATGTGGGCGGCCGCTTTTCGGTGCTCAGCGCCGTGGGTCTTCTGTCTGCGGCCGTTTCGGGTATTGACATCGGGGAGCTCCTCGAGGGCGCGCGGCTGATGCATGAGATTTCACTGAAGCCTGAAATCTCATCCAACCCGGCGCTCGCACTGGCGCTCCTCTACTACCTGGCCTATACGAGAAAGGGGAAGGCCATCGCTGTCATGATGCCCTACTGCAATGGCCTGCTCGGGATCGCCGACTGGTTCAGGCAGCTCTGGGCGGAGAGCCTGGGGAAGAGGGTCGATCGCGCCGGGAGGGTTGTGCACGTGGGGCAGACGCCGATCAAGGCGCTGGGCGCAACGGACCAGCATTCGCAGATTCAGCTCTACATGGAAGGGCCGTGCGATAAGATCGTGACATTCGTAGGCGTGAGGGAATACCGGCGTGAGGTTCCGATTCCGCGTCCCGCCGTGCGTGATGATGCGCTCGATTACCTCTCGGGGCGGACGATGAACTCCCTGATCCGCGCCGAGCAGAGGGCGACCGCCCTCGCGCTCGCGCGCGCCGGGAGGCCAAACATTTCAATTGAGCTCAGCCGCGTCACCCCGCGCACCGTGGGGATGCTGCTCTACATGTTCGAGATGCAGACCGCGCTCGCCGCTGAACTTCTGGGGATCGACGCATTCGACCAGCCAGGCGTCGAGCAGGGGAAGAAGCTGACGTACGCCATGATGGGGCGCAGCGGGTATGATGAGATGCGGGAAGAGATCGAGCGGATGGAGGGGGATAGGAGCAGTAGGTACGTGATCGAGCTGTGA